ACCGAATCGAACCTTCTCCCTCGCATCAGGCATCCGACACTCGGTCGGTTGCACGATGCGCGGAGGCAGGCTCATGACGGCTTACTCGGAGCGACGGCTCGCAGGAACGGAGACTCGGATGGGATTTGGCGCGGGCAGCGCAGGTCGATTCGCGCTGCGCTGCGGGGCCTTGGCGACGACTGCCGCTGGCGCGATTGTGATCGGCGCCGGTGCAGCGACGATGCCATCGCTTCCGATCGCTGTGGCGCTGCCGCTGCTTGATCGGCTCGAAGCCACGGGTGAGTGCGCTCTGGTGGATCGCGCGTCGAGTGGGCGTGCCCTGGTGGAACGCGCATCGGGGCAGCCCGCTTCGGTTGAGCGAGCGTCGGCGGAGCGCGCGTTGTTGGAAACCGCCGAGCGACCCGCTCCGGCTCCCGCTCACGCGCTTCCATCGGCACCGTCCCCGCAGCTCGCCGGGCACGCCGCCTTCGATCACGCGACCTCTGCGCCGCGAGCCGCGCTGCCGCCGCGAGGCGTGTTGCCACCGCAGGCCGCATTGCCACCGCGTGCGGCGACGCCGATCAACGCGATCGAGGCGGCGGCGATTGAACTCGTCGAACTCGTGCGAAGCGCCCATCGTGATGAAGTTTCGCCGCAGGAGCTGCGAACGGCTCGAGTCGCGCTTGAGGCGAGGCTTGAGGCAACGCTGCGTCGCATGCCGCGAAGCTGGAGTCAGGGCGATTTTGAGCGTCTCGAATGTGCGCGGGCCAAGCTCAATCAGGCCATCATCCGCAGCCAGGAGTGGGAAGCCTTCGGTCCGGTGTCTCGTCCTGAGTGGGGGTGGGACCCCGATCGAGCGCGCGTCGAGGTCGCATCCGACGCGGTCCTCAGGGGCTTTGTGATCCTCGGGGATCGCTGACGGGCATGCGCGAGAGGTGGCGGGTGGGGCGTCGGTCGGCTACACTCTCTCCCTCTTCGGGCTAGTAGCTCAGCTGGCTAGAGCACGCCCCTGATAAGGGCGAGGTCGGAGGTTCGAGTCCTCTCTGGCCCATTTGAATGAGGTTGCCGCGGAATGCCGGGTCGCGCACGCAAGTGCGCCGCGGTGGCCTGCGCATCATGCCATTGGCACCAGGTTCCACGAAGCCGCGCCGAGTTGAGCGGCCAGTCGATCAAACGCCGCGTGCAGGCGCTGGCGGCGGGCGCGGTCAGCCCTGATCCCCGGTTCCCACCATGGCCCCCTGATCTCAAGGACGCCGGCGCGTCGATCGAACTTGGGGTCGATGCGCCCGACGAAGCGATCTCCTTCGAGGAGCGGCATGGTGTAGTAGCCATAGATCCGCCGCGCCGCAGGTGTGAAGGCTTCGAAGCGGTACTCGAAGCCGAAGAGTCGCTCAAGCCGTGCTCGATCTCGAATGACGGGATCAAATGGCGCGAGAACCATGATTCGATCGGCCTCGGCCGGTGATGCCCTGAACTCGGGCGCTGCCTGCCAGCCCGCCGTGACCACGCATCGCGTCGCGGGGCCACCATCGGCGCGCTCGACGAGAACCTCATCGAGCTCGCCTCGCTTGATCGCCGCGCGCACCCAGCGCCGCGCCTCTTCGAGCGGAACAGCGGCCCAGAAATGGGCGATCTCGCGCTCGGTCGCGATCCCGAGGCGCTCGAGCGCGCTTCGACACGCCCACTCGAGATGCTCCGCCGCGCTCGACTTCGACTCGGCGTGCTCCGCCGGCACGACGCGCTCGGGCAGGTCGTAGACCTTCTCAAAACGCTGTCGCCCGGCGACCGCGAGGCGGCCGCTGCGCCACAAGTGTTCAAGCGCCGCCTTCTCCGGATGCCAATTCCACCAGCCGCCCGGCTCCGATCGACGGCGATCGGGGGGCTGGAAGTCCCTCGCGCGTAGCGCTCCTTCGGCTCGCACCCGCGCGAGCACGCGCGAGAGCACTCGCGCCGGCTCGCGTCCGAACCTCGCCTGCCACCACGCGTGAGCCCGGTCCTTGCGCTTGTAGCGCTCGAAGCGATGGGACCAGTGCGGATACCATCGGATCGGGATGGCGCACGCATCATGGGTCCAGTGCTCAAAGAGCGCACGGTGCTCTTCGAGTGCGCTCTGAAGGTGCGCGGGTCGAAAGCCCTCGAGGCGAGTGCCGAGAATGAGGTGGTGCGCTCGATCGACCACATTGATCGAATCGATCTGCACATAGCCGAGCGATTCGATGAGCGATGCGACCTCGCGCGGCGTCGAGCGACGGAATCGCGGCGAGGTCGCCGACGGCCCGGAATCCTTCCACGGCGCAAGCCCCTGACGGGTGAGCAGCACGCGCCGCGCCACGGCTGCAGGAAGCGTCTCGGGAAGCCGCATGGCCCTGTATCATGCCCGACTTTCCCGACACGGGACTTCTCGCACCAGAAACCACCACGAACGACCATGCGACGCGCCAAGATCAGCATCATCGGAGCCGGAAATGTTGGAGCCACCTGCGCCCACTGGGCGGCTGCCAAGGAACTGGGAGACATCGTCCTTCTCGATGTGCCCGAGCGCGAAGGCGTGGCCAAGGGCAAGGCGCTCGACCTCGTCCAGTGCGGACCCATCGAGGAGTTCGACAGCCGGGTCATCGGCACCGCCGACTACAAGGACACCGCCGGCAGCGATGTCGTGATCGTCACCGCAGGTCTGCCCCGCAAGCCGGGCATGAGCCGCGACGATCTCATCCAGACCAATGTCAAGATCGTGCGCAGCGTGGCGGAGCAGGTCGCGACCCACGCTCCCGACTCGATCATGATTGTCGTCAGCAATCCGCTCGACGCGATGGTCTACACCGCGTGGAAGGCGAGCGGTTTCCCGACGCATCGCATCCTCGGTCAGGCGGGCTGCCTCGATGTGGCTCGCTTCCGCGCCTTCATTGCCATGGAGATCGGCTGCTCCGTCGAGGACATCCAAGCGCTCCTTCTGGGCGGTCACGGCGATGACATGGTTCCGCTTCCGCGCCTGACGAGCGTGCACGGCATTCCGCTCGAGCAGCTCCTGCCCAAGGAAACGATCGATCGTTGCGTGCAGCGCGCGAAGGTTGGCGGCGGCGAGATTGTGCAGCTCATGGGCACGAGCGCGTACTACGCGCCCGCAAGCGGCACGATTCAGATGGCGGAGGCCATCATTCGAGACAAGAAGCGCATCCTGCCCTGCGCGGCCTACTGCGAGAAGGAGTTCGGCGTCGCCCCGAACCAGCCCGGTCAGGGCTACTTCGTCGGCGTGCCTTGCATTCTCGGTTCGAAGGGCATGGAGAAGGTCGTCGAGATCAACCTCGATGCCGACGAGCGCAAGCTGATGGATGAGTCCATCAGCCATGTGAAAGATCTCGTCGCCACCGTCCGCCGCATCTTCCCCGAGCTCGCCTGATCGAGCGCGACTCGTCCCGAATCTCACTCGGACCACAGGATCGGAGCACGCATGAGCGACCAAGGACCTCCCGGCGCCACACCGCCGCCCCCCGGCCAGCAACCCAATCCGCAGCAGCCGCAGCTCGCACTCACTCGGCACGAGAAGAGGACCTTCACGGCCCAGACGGTCCACTTGGCGGGTAACGCATTTGTCGACTGTGTGTTCGATGGCTGCACGCTCGTCCTGACGAACGCGCCGTGGTTCAGCCAGAACACCCAGTTCCGCCGCTGCAACTGGCGGATCGACTACGATGTGCTCTGGGGCGCCCCGGAAAGCCGCTCCAACCTGCGCCGCGTGCTCGACCTGATCGATGGTGCGCTTGACGCGCGAAGCTGACGGTCGCCCGCTTGAAATCTTGGTCCCGGCCGCCACGGCACGCCGATTCTTCTCCCAGTGGAACGCTCCCGCCCGCTCTTTCGAGTCGACCCCGGCTGGCTCTTCGTGCTGGCGGGTCTTGCCTTGGTGCTGGCGGCGGCGGTCATCCCCTCGGAGCGGCAGCTCCATGAACTCCGGGTGCAGCTTGAAGAGTTGCAGCATGCCGAGAGAAGCAACTTCGCGATTCTCGGGGCGTACGAGGGGTTCCTTGGGGATTTGGACGATCGGGACCCGGCGCTTCTGAAGCGCCTTGCCGCAAGCCAGCTTAACCTCATCCCGCAGGGCGAGACGCCGCTGCTCATGGCGTCGACGGTGAACGCCAGCGTGCCCGAGTGGATTGAAGCCACGGTTGAGGTCGAACCCTTCAGGGCTTCGCCGCCACCGGACACTCTGCTGGCCCAGTGGACCGATGGACGGAAGCGCCTCTGGTCGATTGGCGCGGGTGGGTTCCTCGTCTTCATGGGCCTGCTGATCGGGACCGGCAGCGACCGTCGTTCTCAGCGAGCGACGCGGGGTTCGAGCGAGCGCGATGAGAAGGAGGCGTGGGCCGACGAGAGCATCGATGCCGAGGAGGATGACGAGTCATCCGATTCCCATGGCGAGGATGGTGCTTGCGATGACTCCGAGGCGGCACTCGACGAGGACTCCGAGGGCGACTGCGACTCCGAGGGCGGCAACGAAACCGATTCGGGTAAGCCGTTCGCGACCTGAATCGGCCCTGGGTGACGCAAGTCTTCGTGGTGGCGGCCGCTGCGATCGTCGAGAAGAAGGGGAACGACTGAGCGGAGTGCAGCCGGTCCCCGGGTAAGGTCCTCGTATGCCGCGCGGCCCGGGGGAGGTTTCAGAGCCACTGCTTCGCGTGATGGTCGCGCCGGGGGTCGGCTCCAGGACGGCGATGGTGCTCAGGAGCGTGCTTGGATCGTGGGAGGCGGTTGTCCGGGCGTCGCGGTCGGAGATCGCCGCGGCGCTGGCCGACGAGCCTCGTCTCGCGGGAATGGCGGCGGCCGTCCACGCCGGGCTTCTGAAGGCCGATCCTGACCGGGAACGGGCCGCCATGGAGCGGGTGGGTGCAGGGGTCGTTCAGATGGACGACCCTGACTATCCGGCCCTTCTCAGGCTCATTCCCGATCCGCCGCCGGGCCTCTTCGTCCGGGGACGGCTGGACAACGGGGACGCATGGTCGCTCGCGGTCGTTGGAAGCCGGGCTGCAACGGCCTATGGCATTGACTCCGCGGGCCGGCTCGCGTGCGAACTCGCCGACCGTGGGCTGGTCATTGTGAGTGGCGGCGCACGCGGCATCGATGCCGCCGCGCACCAAGCCGCGCTCCGGGTTGGTGGGCGAACCATCGCCGTCATGGGAGGCGGCCTCGCGCGGCCCTATCCCGCAGAGCATGAGCGCCTCTTCGATCGCATGCTCGAAGGGGATGGGGCACTCATCAGTGAGTTTCCCATGGAGATGGAGGCGCGCCCCGGTCACTTCCCGAGGCGGAACCGGATCATCGCGGGGCTCGCGCTCGGCGTGCTGGTCATCGAGGCCGCCGTTGAATCAGGCGCAAACATCACCGCAAGGCTGGCAGTGGATGATCTCGGGCGCATGGTCATGGCCGTGCCGGGGCCTGTCGGAAGCCGAGTGTCGGCGGGGTGCCACCGGCTCATTCGCAGTGGCTCGGCGGCGCTCGTGGTCTCGGCCGAGGAGGTTCTTGAAGATCTGCGGTCAACGCTTCCGCTGATGCGCGCTGCGCTCGATGCGATGCCCAATGCTGCCGCGAGCGGGCATTCAACGGTGCCGGAGATTCGCACCAATGACCCCGCGCCGCGATGGCGATCGGCGGCTCGACGGGTGAGCGCGGGTGGCACGGCTCGCGAGGTCGAGCGTCGCTGCGCCCAGTCAGGGGTGTCGCCCGAGGAAGCGCTGGCCGCACTTACTCTTGAGGCGCTGCGTAGCGATGGAGCGCGTGATGGTGCAACTGGTCCAGTCAATTGCGCCGCGGTGTCGGCCCTTCCCTTACCGCCGTCGCCCACACTTGAAGCGCCTCGCCACCCGGAGTCGCCCCCGTCGCCGCAGAGCAGCGATCAGGTCCAGCCAACCGCGTAGAAGATTGCCGTGAACATGAGGTCGGCGATGACGACCGTCACCACGCTCTGGACCACGGTGTCAGTCGTCGCACGACCCACGCCCGCGGCCCCGCCGCTCACGCGCAGGCCGTTGTTGCAGGCGATCAGACCAATGATCAGTCCGAAGACACCCGCCTTCACAAGCCCAGTGAAGAAGTCGGTGTTGGTGACCTGGGTGATGGTGTTGTTCTTGTAGATCTCGTACGGGATGCCGAGGCCGAAGACACCCATCACACCGCCCATGATGACGGCGCTCAGGTTGCTGATGACCGCGAGCAGGATCAGCGCGATCGTCGTCGCAACCACACGCGGCATCACCAGCACGCGTACGGGATTGAGGGCCATCGCCTCGAGCGCCTCGATCTCTTCGCCCACGACCATCGTGCCGAGCTCGGCGGCGATGCTCGCGCCGGCATAGCCGACGAGCACGATCGCCGCGATCAGCGGACCAAGCTCGCGGAAGACCGCAACACCGATCAGGTTCGCCACCTTGTCCGTCTGTCCGAACTGAGCGAGGCTCGGCTCCGTCTGAAGCGCGAGGATCACTCCGATCGCGCCCGAGACGAGCATGACGATGCCAATGCTCCGCACACCCACACGAATGAGCTGGGCGATGGCGCCACGGAGGCCGAACCTCGCCCTTCGAAGGAAGATGGTCCAGAACATCCACTTGGAGGTCTCGACGAGGAGCAGCGCCAGCTCTCCCACGATCCGCGCAGCACCAAGCCACAGGCCGGCCCATGTGTCCAGCATCCGGATGGGCAGCGCGGGTGGCGGGCGATCGTCGGACATCGGTGGCTCAGGCGCTCAACGCGGCAGCACGATCGGGCACGATGGTGAAGACCGTATCGAGCCGCGAAATCTCGAGAATGCTCTTCACCCGTGTCGTCAGACTGCACAGCAGCAGACGACCACCGTTGCGCCGCGACCCCTGAAGCGCCTCGACCAGTGTGGCGACACCGGAGCTGTCCATGTACGGAACCCCGGAGAGGTCGATCACGATGCGCTTGGGAGATCGCTTCATGGCGGTCGCGATCTGGCTTCGCATCGACGGACTTCGGGCGAGATCAACTTCACCCTGGGGCGACAGGACGACGCCGTCGGGGATCTCTTCCACGGTGATCTGAATGGTGTCCTGCTTGGCCACGCTGAAACCTTGGTCGGATCGTAAGCCGCTCACCGGACTTCTGCAAACAGCGAGGAACATCGCTCGGTCAGACGGGGCTTTCCGCAGGCTCGTCGCGCAGGATCTTCTCGAGAGTGAGGCGCATTCCACCTTCGTGGCGCCGCTCGAACCGAACGACATCCATCAAGCTCTGCATGAGATGAACTCCGAGGCCGCCAGGTCGAACCTCATCGAGTTCGCGGCCTCGAATCGTCTCGGGATCCACCTGGCGCGCGAGGTCCTCGATGACGATGCGAAGGCCCGCAGGATCATGCAACTCCCAGAGGTGCACCCAGATCCGGCAATCCTCCCGGCCGCCATATCCATGACGAAGGACATTCGCGAGCGCTTCATCGACAGCAAGCTGAATGTGACTGCACATGACCTCGTCAAAGCCTGTTCTCTCGGCCAGCGACACGACCATGCTGCGAACCGGCGCGAGGAGCCCGGGGCGACTCAGCAGTTGCACCGACAGATCAGGGCACGGGGTCATTCGAGTTGCACTCCGTTGGATCGAACTTCAGCCAGCACCATTCCCTCGGCTCGGCACCACTTCACCCATCGGTCAACGGCCCGTTGACGCTTCAGAGGTGGATCATCGGGCCGGTAATCGAGCGTTTCTCCGGTCAGGGAGTAGAGCGTCTGAATCGCCGCATGACGAACCACGGGATCATGACTGGTGAGGCACTCGACAACTTCCGGGATCTGCGCACGATCGCCGTCGGCCTTGATGCGCGCGAGGGCCGCCACGCGCGGTCCGGTGGCGGCGCTGTTGATCGTGCCTTCGAAGGTTCCGGGCGCACAGGATGCTGCACCACCAAGGAGCAGCACCGCTGTGGCAACCCTGGAGATGACGCCGACACGATCGGCTCGGCTCCTGGCCAGCGCGCGTGTTCCTGCGGGAGCGGTGGTCAGGGGCGGGGGGCCGGCGTGCGTCTCCTGCACGGAATCAGCCTATCACCGCTGCCGTGCAGCAGTCTCCATCGCCGCTCCTTCGCCTACCATGACGATCTTCCGTGACCCTCCGCGCCGCCCAGCCCATTGTCGAGACGAAGACCTCGGCGGCGCCTGCGCGAAGTTCGAAACCAGAGACGGTGCTCGTCCTCGATTTCGGGAGCCAGTATTCCCAGTTGATCTGCCGGCGCGTGCGCGAAGCGGGCGCCTTCAGCCTGTTGCTTGCTCCCGACACGCCCATCGAGCGCCTGCGGGAGCATGAACCCTGCGGCATCATTCTCTCCGGTGGTCCCGCGAGCGTCTTTGAGAAGGGCGCCCCGAAGTGCGACG
This region of Phycisphaeraceae bacterium genomic DNA includes:
- a CDS encoding YcaQ family DNA glycosylase, yielding MRLPETLPAAVARRVLLTRQGLAPWKDSGPSATSPRFRRSTPREVASLIESLGYVQIDSINVVDRAHHLILGTRLEGFRPAHLQSALEEHRALFEHWTHDACAIPIRWYPHWSHRFERYKRKDRAHAWWQARFGREPARVLSRVLARVRAEGALRARDFQPPDRRRSEPGGWWNWHPEKAALEHLWRSGRLAVAGRQRFEKVYDLPERVVPAEHAESKSSAAEHLEWACRSALERLGIATEREIAHFWAAVPLEEARRWVRAAIKRGELDEVLVERADGGPATRCVVTAGWQAAPEFRASPAEADRIMVLAPFDPVIRDRARLERLFGFEYRFEAFTPAARRIYGYYTMPLLEGDRFVGRIDPKFDRRAGVLEIRGPWWEPGIRADRARRQRLHAAFDRLAAQLGAASWNLVPMA
- the mdh gene encoding malate dehydrogenase; translation: MRRAKISIIGAGNVGATCAHWAAAKELGDIVLLDVPEREGVAKGKALDLVQCGPIEEFDSRVIGTADYKDTAGSDVVIVTAGLPRKPGMSRDDLIQTNVKIVRSVAEQVATHAPDSIMIVVSNPLDAMVYTAWKASGFPTHRILGQAGCLDVARFRAFIAMEIGCSVEDIQALLLGGHGDDMVPLPRLTSVHGIPLEQLLPKETIDRCVQRAKVGGGEIVQLMGTSAYYAPASGTIQMAEAIIRDKKRILPCAAYCEKEFGVAPNQPGQGYFVGVPCILGSKGMEKVVEINLDADERKLMDESISHVKDLVATVRRIFPELA
- the dprA gene encoding DNA-processing protein DprA, producing the protein MPRGPGEVSEPLLRVMVAPGVGSRTAMVLRSVLGSWEAVVRASRSEIAAALADEPRLAGMAAAVHAGLLKADPDRERAAMERVGAGVVQMDDPDYPALLRLIPDPPPGLFVRGRLDNGDAWSLAVVGSRAATAYGIDSAGRLACELADRGLVIVSGGARGIDAAAHQAALRVGGRTIAVMGGGLARPYPAEHERLFDRMLEGDGALISEFPMEMEARPGHFPRRNRIIAGLALGVLVIEAAVESGANITARLAVDDLGRMVMAVPGPVGSRVSAGCHRLIRSGSAALVVSAEEVLEDLRSTLPLMRAALDAMPNAAASGHSTVPEIRTNDPAPRWRSAARRVSAGGTAREVERRCAQSGVSPEEALAALTLEALRSDGARDGATGPVNCAAVSALPLPPSPTLEAPRHPESPPSPQSSDQVQPTA
- a CDS encoding ABC transporter permease, which translates into the protein MSDDRPPPALPIRMLDTWAGLWLGAARIVGELALLLVETSKWMFWTIFLRRARFGLRGAIAQLIRVGVRSIGIVMLVSGAIGVILALQTEPSLAQFGQTDKVANLIGVAVFRELGPLIAAIVLVGYAGASIAAELGTMVVGEEIEALEAMALNPVRVLVMPRVVATTIALILLAVISNLSAVIMGGVMGVFGLGIPYEIYKNNTITQVTNTDFFTGLVKAGVFGLIIGLIACNNGLRVSGGAAGVGRATTDTVVQSVVTVVIADLMFTAIFYAVGWT
- a CDS encoding STAS domain-containing protein translates to MAKQDTIQITVEEIPDGVVLSPQGEVDLARSPSMRSQIATAMKRSPKRIVIDLSGVPYMDSSGVATLVEALQGSRRNGGRLLLCSLTTRVKSILEISRLDTVFTIVPDRAAALSA
- a CDS encoding ATP-binding protein, whose product is MTPCPDLSVQLLSRPGLLAPVRSMVVSLAERTGFDEVMCSHIQLAVDEALANVLRHGYGGREDCRIWVHLWELHDPAGLRIVIEDLARQVDPETIRGRELDEVRPGGLGVHLMQSLMDVVRFERRHEGGMRLTLEKILRDEPAESPV